A genomic window from Brachionichthys hirsutus isolate HB-005 unplaced genomic scaffold, CSIRO-AGI_Bhir_v1 contig_1440, whole genome shotgun sequence includes:
- the LOC137915770 gene encoding peptidyl-prolyl cis-trans isomerase FKBP11-like, producing the protein MAALLRGSVTSCVFLLVLLAAFSCEVSRGEERAAGELRLETLVKPETCSVVSTLGDTLRIHYTGKLLDGKVIDSSLSTDPLVVELGKRAVIAGLEQSLVGLCEGQKIKATIPAHLAYGKKGYPPTIPGGAALEFEVEVVSLAQQTAWQKTVNDVFPLVCLALVPTLLGFVGLYLYTKSNAEKPSKKKDKKSKKK; encoded by the exons ATGGCCGCTCTGCTCCGGGGCTCCGTGACGAGTTGCGTCTTTCTCCTCGTCCTGCTCGCGGCTTTCAGCTGTGAAGTCTCCCGTGGAGAAGAACGCGCAGCCGGAGAGCTTCGGCTGGAGACCCTG GTGAAACCCGAAACTTGCTCTGTGGTCTCCACGCTGGGAGACACGCTGCGGATCCACTACACG GGTAAACTACTGGACGGAAAGGTGATCGACTCGTCGCTATCCACGGACCCCCTTGTTGTCGAGCTGGGGAAGAGGGCCGTCATTGCGG GTCTAGAGCAAAGCTTGGTCGGCCTGTGTGAAGG GCAAAAGATCAAAGCCACCATTCCAGCTCACCTTGCATACGGGAAAAAAGGATACCCTCCCACAATTCCAG GCGGCGCCGCTCTGGAGTTTGAGGTGGAGGTCGTTTCTCTGGCGCAGCAGACGGCGTGGCAGAAAACGGTCAACGACGTCTTTCCCCTCGTGTGTCTGGCTCTAGTGCCGACGCTGCTCGGCTTCGTGGGGCTTTATCTCTACACAAAGTCTAATGCTGAGAAGCCGAGCAAGAAGAAGGAtaagaagagcaagaagaaaTGA